A genomic region of Lytechinus pictus isolate F3 Inbred chromosome 2, Lp3.0, whole genome shotgun sequence contains the following coding sequences:
- the LOC135153287 gene encoding uncharacterized protein LOC135153287, translated as MAFSNQIRPPPSTHGKLASCYWTTASLDLAELEASRRELIKPELDTAFRSLCTHKAGSSTSSLLFGDNFPQRCKELKETHRLGIGVQAPPSKPLEVCTPHSTGYQTLSCRGVLTPPFVDGQLFKASPKLPTEETPGSAFPPGPAWPSNQETNRLDHSASIDPTPSSGTAPHCLSVIGGQLQAQGISPQAANVILHSWRSPLVKVMTQSLENGFSVYSRL; from the exons ATGGCCTTCTCGAACCAGATAAGGCCCCCTCCATCGACCCACGGCAAACTAGCAAGCTGCTACTGGACGACGGCAAGCCTCGACCTAGCTGAGCTCGAGGCGTCGCGTCGTGAGCTCATCAAGCCGGAGCTTGATACGGCTTTTCGCTCACTATGCACGCATAAGGCGGGTTCCTCAACCTCTAGCCTGCTGTTCGGGGACAATTTCCCCCAGAGATGCAAGGAATTAAAGGAAACACATCGGCTGGGCATTGGTGTACAGGCCCCCCCATCAAAACCGCTGGAGGTTTGCACGCCCCACTCGACAGGCTACCAGACCCTATCATGTAGAGGGGTACTCACGCCGCCGTTCGTTGACGGGCAACTATTCAAGGCCTCCCCCAAACTTCCCACCGAGGAGACACCGGGCTCCGCCTTTCCACCCGGACCAGCGTGGCCGTCAAACCAAGAAACAAACCGATTAGATCACTCGGCGTCG ATAGACCCCACCCCCTCTTCGGGAACTGCGCCTCATTGCCTGTCAGTTATCGGGGGACAATTGCAAGCCCAAGGAATTTCGCCGCAAGCTGCGAATGTCATCTTGCACTCGTGGAGAAGTCCACTCGTCAAAGTTATGACTCAGTCCTTAGAAAATGGCTTCTCAGTTTATTCCAGattgtga